DNA sequence from the Salminus brasiliensis chromosome 3, fSalBra1.hap2, whole genome shotgun sequence genome:
tgtgtgtgtgtgtgtgtgtgtgtgtgcatgcagttCTACACTGATGTCCCCTACAGTGTGTTTGGTGGCATCTGTCCACTGTATTcctggaaagagagaaaaggccCTGTGGCTGGCTCAGTGTTAGTCCAATCATGCAGAGAGAACCTCactccttctgtctgtgtgttcagtcgtgtgtgtgtgtgtgtgtgtgtgtgtgtgtgtgtgtgtgtgtgtgtgtgtgtgtgtgtgtgtgtttgatggtcGCATTGAAGCTGGACCACTTTTACACCGTTCTTGTTTTAATTAAATGCTTCCGTATTATTTTCCATCAGCACTTCAGCAGAACCGTAACTGGACTTAGTCCCTAATAAAACTGCTGAGCTCAGACTGGAAATAGAACCATCTGTGTGGTTCTAGAACCCGTTAACCTTTATTACATCATCAGTAGGACACTTTGTGGTTCTACAGTCATCCGTAGAACCCTCTTTGTGGTTCTAGAATGTATTACCTTTAGAACTGGGCcattgatggcagggttgtgggtttgacaaGCTGCAACTGTTgagctcttgagcaaggcccataaccctctctgttccccggacgtgtgtgtgtgtgtgtgtgtgtgtgtgtgtgtgtgtgtgtgtgtgtgtgtgtgtgtgtgtgtgtgtgtgtgtgtgtgtgttcactgcatagaGGCCAAATTTCATCCAGTGTCCTACAATAATGGTTTTATGGTTTTACACCACAACACTggtaaccccccaccccccggctactgtacaccagtctttgtgtgtgtgtgtgtgtgtgtgtgtgttctctcagaGAGTGTCCTTGACCTCCGCTTTCACTTTTCTTCCGTCTTTCACTTCCTGCACTGTGTTTCGTCACTGGGGTTGGGGTGACGCTGTGTGAGGACACACTCTCCCACCCGGctgatgtacagaaccttctgaTATGAGTACGGGTTTTAAACCCGCAGCTAAGGTTCTAGATATGGACTGCAGGGACTGAACTACACTGTTCCCAAACTCCTGTTCTCTTTGatgaaaatggacaagcgtaagaatctgagacacttccACAAGAACCtggctgtgatgttctagacaatgactgggtcagaacatctccagaacatcaagcaggtctgtcttgtggggtgttcccagtatgcagtggtcagcacctgcCAAAAGTCCTCCAAGGAAGGAcacctcacaccttacaggacCACAGCAGCATACCTCGTTCTTGGTGGCaggagggggacctacacaatgttaggcaggtggtattaatgttatggctgatataagaaatgtaatgtaagaaactgaagctctctctctctctctctctctctctctctctctctctctctctctctctctctcagcgctGAAGAGTCCAGCTGCCTTCCATGAACAGAGACGCAGTTCAGAGAGAGCCAAGGTCAGTGACAATCACCCATAATGCACCTCAACAGTCCGCCATGTCTTGTGAACCTCGTCTAAACCCtgtacccctctctctctctctctctctctctctctctctctctctctctctctctctctcaggctgagGACTATCTGAAGCGTAAGATCCGTAATCGTCCCGCTCGCTCAGAGTTGGTCAGGATGCACATTCTGGAGGGTGAGTCTATCACAGCGCCCCCTATGGGCTCTAactaacactgcactgtaacactgtagCAGAGGCTAGCAGATTGTAGGTCTATTGGCGATGAAACCGAAGACGACAAGATTTTAGAACCTCTTAGAGGGTTCTACTCATAATGTAACACAGGCTAACAGATTGTAGAACCACACAGAGAGATCTACTGATGGTTTAACAGATGgtgtaacactgcagaacctcttGGAGGGTTCCGCTGATGCTTTTCTTTACACTAATGTAGATTATTACAGGTTAAGACTCACACAGGAGAGCTATGAGCTCTATCGAGAGCTTTCTAGGACTAGGTAAGATCGGATCCTCTTTGGGCGTTCCTCTTCATTAAACACAACAGTTTCAGCGCTAAATAACGTCCAGTCCTGAGTCACGTCCCAGTTTTCTGGTCCAGCAGAGTGTGTGAGGCGGAAGCTCCACTACCTGTCCACACACCTGACACCTGGATTAGCCAGTCTGCAGATAAAGCTCAGAAAGCTGCTGATGGTgctcatgcatgtgtgtgtgtgtgtgtgtgtgtgtgagagagagagtgtcaacATGCCAATTTCACTTTAAAAGAATGAGGACTttaagactctctctctctaagctCTGTATAAAGCCCTGAGTGTAGATTCTGTAGCTCAGCAGCTTCTCCTTTAGGTGTAGGAGAACACATGGTAAAGCCACAGCTGCTGAAATCATGATAATATACAATAAACCCCGACCTGCTGAAGCTGCAGCTCCACTGCGCTGTAGATAAGATGGAATGTGCCTAGTGTGTGCCTAAAACACTGTTTCCTGCTGACCATGAgaccatatgtgtgtgtgtgagtgtgtgtgtgtgtgttaaaccttgccattaaaattattttacagttaATTAACCTCTTTCCATTATTAatcccacagcttgtctagtatctgtagagaagaagtactgccaatagaataggactctctggagcagatcaacatcatgaccctattggctccatgctgcctaaaaatgccaagtgtgggctagaggggtataaagcccccccagcattgaggagctgtggagcagtggaagaactgtgttctctggaatgatggtggaggagctccatccagtacttttgggatgagttgggaagttgaggatgatatgaggtggtgatcaccatccagcatcttgacctcactaatgcatttgtcactgaatgcagtcagatcctcacagcaatgttcctccagaatctagtagaaagtcttcttctctggacagtagagacagttactccaacagaagcaggatcaactcttttgtGCCCTTGATATGAGAGAAGagaatgaataagcaggtgtcccaatacttttgcccatattgtGTAAGCGCTTACCGATCCAAACTCACGCTTACTTGAGAAAAAAAGTCTTGTCCATCACCCTAAACCTCACTCTTACCCtaaatgtggtgtgtgtgtgtgtgtgtgtgtgtgtgtgtgtgtgtgttgtgtagagACGTGTGCCGAGGCATCTCTGCAGGTGAAGCAGCTGATGCTGAAGAGAGCTCGTCTGGCTGATGATCTGAACGATAAACTGTCTCAGAGACCCGGACCCATGGAGCTCATCCAGAAAAACATCATCCCAGTACCCAGCAACATCAAACAGGCCCTCATAGGTAcagcaacaaacacacacacacacacacacacacattcacactttaGACTTGAAACTCGACTTTTCTTGACTTGCACCCTAAAGACTTAAGACTCAAGTCTTAATTCCATCCTAAAGACTCAAGattcaactcagactcacacccctgATACTTGGACTCGCATGTGCTTCAGactcaactctctctctctctctcgctcgctctttcttgctcattctctcgctctctctctctctctctctctctctctctctctcagatgcaGAGAACTCTTCGTGTGGTGAGGACAGTAGTGATGCTTCATCTCCTGATCAGCCTGTCAATCAGGATCCTGCCAATCAGGACTCTTCTCTCAGCTCCACCCCTCCATCTGCCTCACCTGACAAACCTGCCAGTGACCCCTCACCTGTGCAGGTACACAAACACTCACCAGCATGTTCTCCTACACACATATTAACTGCTAAATTCTGACCCATTCTCACATTTCCCTCTAGGCTCCACCTCCTCCCCCGCCTCCTCCATTACCAGCGACCGCCAGCCCGGACTCTCAGCAGAAATCGACCAATGGGACGCCAGCAGCCCAACAGCCCGCGGGTGGACAGTTAAAGGTGAGCGGATTTGAAGGTTTTCTCTGAGCTTCTTCAGCTTCATTAGCAGCAGGCTTCGAGGTGTCGGAGCTGAGTCCTGCTGTAGCTCTTTAAAGACACAGAGGCGACTTTTAGTTTCTGCAGGAAGAAAATCAAAGCTGTGAGAAAAGTGTGGAGTTTATTTTAGAGGTGAAAATTCACACGATTAGAGTGAGGATAAAATTAACACCTCTATAACAGCGAGCTCAGTGTGATTAAGAGGactcacttcctctctctctctgtctccctgtctcttctcttctcagctCAGTTTGGTTTTGCACGACTGTATTAGGAGTGTGTTAGGagtcagtgatgtcacagtgtgtgaagtgtgttaggtgtcagtggtgtaacagtgtgtgaagtgtgttaggggtcagtggtgtaacagtgtgtggagtgtgttaggggtcagtggtgtaacagtgtgtggagtgtgttaggggtcagtggtgtaacagtgtgtggagtgtgtttgtggtcagtggtgtaacagtgtgtggagtgtgttaggggtcagtgatgtaacggtgtggagtgtgttaggggtcagtggtgtaacagtgtgtggagtgtgttaggggtcagtggtgtaacagtgtgtggagtgtgttaggggtcagtgatgtaacagtgtggagtgtgttaggggtcagtggtgtaacagtgtgtggagtgtgttagttaggggtcagtggtgtaacagtgtggagtgtgtgttaggggtcagtggtgtaacagtgtgtggagtgtgtgttaggagtcagtggtgtaacagtgtggagtgtgttaggggtcagtggtgtaacagtgtgtggagtgtgttaggagtcagtggtgtaacagtgtgtggagtgtgttaggggtcagtggtgtaacagtgtgtggagtgtgttaggggtcagtggtgtaacagtgtgtggagtgtgtgttaggggtcagtggtgtaacagtgtgtggagtgtgttaggggtcagtggtgtaacagtgtgtggagtgtgtttgtggtcagtggtgtaacagtgtgtggagtgtgttaggggtcagtgatgtaacGGTGTGGAGtatgttaggggtcagtggtgtaacagtgtgtggagtgtgttaggggtcagtggtgtaacagtgtgtggagtgtgttaggggtcagtgatgtaacagtgtggagtgtgttaggggtcagtggtgtaacagtgtgtggagtgtgttagttaggggtcagtggtgtaacagtgtggagtgtgtgttaggggtcagtggtgtaacagtgtgtggagtgtgttaggggtcagtggtgtaacagtgtgtggagtgtgtttgtggtcagtggtgtaacagtgtgtggagtgtgttaggggtcagtgatgtaacggtgtggagtgtgttaggggtcagtggtgtaacagtgtgtggagtgtgttaggggtcagtggtgtaacagtgtgtggagtgtgttaggggtcagtgatgtaacagtgtggagtgtgttaggggtcagtggtgtaacagtgtgtggagtgtgttagttaggggtcagtggtgtaacagtgtggagtgtgtgttaggggtcagtggtgtaacagtgtgtggagtgtgtgttaggagtcagtggtgtaacagtgtggagtgtgttaggggtcagtggtgtaacagtgtgtggagtgtgttaggggtcagtggtgtaacagtgtgtggagtgtgttaggggtcagtggtgtaacagtgtgtggagtgtgtgttaggagtcagtggtgtaacagtgtggagtgtgttaggggtcagtgatgtaacagtgtgtggagtgtgttaggggtcagtgatgtaacagtgtggagtgtgttagggctcagtggtgtaacagtgtgtggagtgtgttaggggtcagtgctgtaacagtgtgtggagtgtgttaggggtcagtggtgtaacagtgtgtggagtatgttaggggtcagtggtgtaacggtgtggagtgtgttaggggtcagtggtgtaacagtgtgttttgtaaattctcTCTTTCAGGGCAGTAAAGTTGCCGCTGACCGCAGCAGGAAGCAGAGAGACAGTAAGCCGAAGGTAAAGAAGCTCAAGTATCATCAGTACATCCCTCCAGATCAGAAAGTGGAGCGAGAGACTCTGCCCCCTCTGCCCCCTTTAGACTCCGCCTACTCCAGACTTCTCAACCAACAGCAGCTTTAcctacagctgcagatcatcagcCAGCAACAGCATTTAAACTACCCCACCATCCTCCCGGCCCCACCCAGGTACTCTACAGAAGAACACCACCACACTAACTTCCTCCCTAATGAACAGAGCTACACCTGCATCACTGCTTGTGCTGAATTTGATTGAACATGGCattttaaaagcatttgtaTTCATTCAGGCCTCCAGGAGATCAGCAGGCTTCATCATCCAATGGCTCTTCATCAACAAAGAAAGCCCCGCCCTCTCAGCCTCTATCCACCAATCTAAATAGTCATCACGCCATCATAAACTTTCCTATACCACCCCTGCCCCCCAACCTGGAGGAGCTAAAGGtcttattctattctattactCTTCTGTATTGTATTTTACTGAATTCTaatgtactgtattttatttttattttattaaaacttttacTCTGATATACTCTACTATATTCTATTTGATTTTCTTGTTCGTCTATATTAAACCTGAATATAATTTTTAACATGATCATTAATGACCAGACACTTTATGAAAGGGCCTGTATTTCTAACTGTGTCCTGCAGGTGGCAGAGCTGAAGCATCAACTCAAAATCCGGGCCCTCCCCGTCTCTGGGACCAAAAATGACCTAATAGAGCGCCTGAGAACCTTTCACGAGCAAAACGACAGCAATGCACCCTCCAGCACTGCAGGGGGCACTAGTGTGCCTGCAGCCTCTACCACCAACACACCCCAACCAACTCCACCCCtactgcatcagcagcagactgTCCAATCCCAAGCTCCCACCGCCGTCCTCCACCAACCAGGACACAACGGGATGGTGGTGGCAGCTCTTCCATTGGTTGCCACTGTGGGCGGGGGTAGAGCTCCACCAGCTGTTCATTCTCAGATGATGCAGTTTGGGAGTTGTAGCCCCTCCCCTCCTCTATCTCCCTCCCACTCTGAGCATTCATTGGCTGGGATGAGTCCGGATGGTCACACCTGTAACGGAGATAGCTTTGGGGAAACGGTACGTTCACTTTTATACAGCCACGCTCACAGAAGTgcaacagaatagaatagaatagaacagaataaaatagaacagaatagaatataacagaacagaatagaatagaatagaatataacagaacagaacagaatagaatagaatataacagaacagaatagaatagaatataacagaacagaacagaatagaatataacagaacagaatagaatagaatataacagaacagaacagaatagaatataaCATAACAGAATAGAACAGAGAACAGCAGAATactcatctccctctctctttctctctctccccctccaggTGAGTTCTCCTCTAACCCAGCTCTCCCTCCAGCACTCCCCACCCACCCCACCCATCGTCCACATTATAGATGAAACCGCTCCACCCCTGCCCCCAGCAGCTCGCAGCTCCCTCCTCCCCCTGAGCACAGCGCCTCCTGTGGATAAGGACCAGATGCTGCAGGAGAAGGACCAGCGCATCGCAGAGCTGACCCGCATGCTGCAGCAGAAACAGCGGCTGGTGGAGCGACTGCGCGTACAGCTGCACGACCAGCAGACGGTGGCCTGCATATCCCTCCCACCAATCACAGTGAaggaggagcctgtggacctTTCCATGGAAGGCGTGGAGGAGATGCAGGtggagcagcagctccagaacaGCTTGGAGGAGTTCATCCTTCAGCAGAACCAGCTGAACCTGAACAAGCAAACCCAGAACAGAcgcaaaaaaacacacaaacagcccaaacaacaacaacaacaacaacaacaaacaaacgcTCAACAGGTCAGCCCATACACTCTATTCTCTAATACTTTACTTTTACACATGTTTACACTTCtgctctattctgttctataaTATTCAATTCTACAATATtctattatgttatattatattctcTTCTATTCTGCTCTGTTCTATAATATTATATTCTTCTATATTCTATTTCATAATATTATATTCTGTTGTATTCTATTCTTTAATATTCTATTCTGCTCTATTCTATTATAGTTTTCTACTCTATTCTTTTTTgctttattctattctataatATTCCATTCTGCTCTTCTATTCTATAAAATTCTGTTATGTTGTTTTCTATTATGTTCTGTtgaattctattctattctgctGTATTTTATTCCATTCTATTTTGCTCTATTCTACTGTATGTCTCTCATTTATTGTCTGCTCTATTCTACTCTGGGCTGGTCTGTTctaatctcttctcttctgctttATTTAACTCTATTCTGCTgttttctattctgttctattctgttttCCACCTAATCATTTTCCTCTGACATTTTCTTCACAGGTTTCTCAAGTGTCCATCAGCCAGCACTTGGGCACCCCTCCCTCCTCACACCCTCCACAGCACTGTCTGAAATCTCACTCTGACCCAACACTGCTGACGGACGCCAACAGAAACCACTTCCTGCCAGCGTCGACCAATCACAGCACAAATAACCGAGCCAGCGTGGGCCTTCACAACAAAGTGGCCAATCGGGTCCCTCAGCAGGTAGCAGGCAGAGGTCGAactcagttaaaaaaaaatatatgtttagtGTTTTGATTGGTCCGGTGACATCCCTATCTGTGTGATTTCCAGAGACTGAAGTCAACGCCCAGCAAGTTACCCAGCCAATCAGCATCTAGCAGTGAAGTTGAGCCACAACAGCAGACC
Encoded proteins:
- the mrtfaa gene encoding myocardin-related transcription factor A isoform X2, translated to MPPLKSPAAFHEQRRSSERAKAEDYLKRKIRNRPARSELVRMHILEETCAEASLQVKQLMLKRARLADDLNDKLSQRPGPMELIQKNIIPVPSNIKQALIDAENSSCGEDSSDASSPDQPVNQDPANQDSSLSSTPPSASPDKPASDPSPVQAPPPPPPPPLPATASPDSQQKSTNGTPAAQQPAGGQLKGSKVAADRSRKQRDSKPKVKKLKYHQYIPPDQKVERETLPPLPPLDSAYSRLLNQQQLYLQLQIISQQQHLNYPTILPAPPRPPGDQQASSSNGSSSTKKAPPSQPLSTNLNSHHAIINFPIPPLPPNLEELKVAELKHQLKIRALPVSGTKNDLIERLRTFHEQNDSNAPSSTAGGTSVPAASTTNTPQPTPPLLHQQQTVQSQAPTAVLHQPGHNGMVVAALPLVATVGGGRAPPAVHSQMMQFGSCSPSPPLSPSHSEHSLAGMSPDGHTCNGDSFGETVSSPLTQLSLQHSPPTPPIVHIIDETAPPLPPAARSSLLPLSTAPPVDKDQMLQEKDQRIAELTRMLQQKQRLVERLRVQLHDQQTVACISLPPITVKEEPVDLSMEGVEEMQVEQQLQNSLEEFILQQNQLNLNKQTQNRRKKTHKQPKQQQQQQQQTNAQQVSQVSISQHLGTPPSSHPPQHCLKSHSDPTLLTDANRNHFLPASTNHSTNNRASVGLHNKVANRVPQQRLKSTPSKLPSQSASSSEVEPQQQTICKQPLKKALKPEKHGSTNHIKARSTSFCTPSNVQPFFSAVPPTNGPARSSSTQMEEMCLGVDQHVLFTPPSPKPISTPTSRRKKSGRTQKIDDLFDLLVQSGDISPNFRPTPDPALSRLCASSPSLSPGSSPLHLSPLTPSAPDTPPRPPPEKTPPQEERRSSSTVNSRLEDFLESTTGKPLLGVEPGSHVTLIDELHSQLLSTPSILDRPSSPMDTYEFGLSSSRTGLELAESALDSMEWLDLGISGSAGDGPGTAVLNGHTHSSVFSTDFLDSPDLQLHWDCL
- the mrtfaa gene encoding myocardin-related transcription factor A isoform X1; the protein is MLDTSPHLHIDSTPFDSPPIISSSLEKQGVGLELERRACQNLREVLQLKLQQRRNREEPVCQGIMPPLKSPAAFHEQRRSSERAKAEDYLKRKIRNRPARSELVRMHILEETCAEASLQVKQLMLKRARLADDLNDKLSQRPGPMELIQKNIIPVPSNIKQALIDAENSSCGEDSSDASSPDQPVNQDPANQDSSLSSTPPSASPDKPASDPSPVQAPPPPPPPPLPATASPDSQQKSTNGTPAAQQPAGGQLKGSKVAADRSRKQRDSKPKVKKLKYHQYIPPDQKVERETLPPLPPLDSAYSRLLNQQQLYLQLQIISQQQHLNYPTILPAPPRPPGDQQASSSNGSSSTKKAPPSQPLSTNLNSHHAIINFPIPPLPPNLEELKVAELKHQLKIRALPVSGTKNDLIERLRTFHEQNDSNAPSSTAGGTSVPAASTTNTPQPTPPLLHQQQTVQSQAPTAVLHQPGHNGMVVAALPLVATVGGGRAPPAVHSQMMQFGSCSPSPPLSPSHSEHSLAGMSPDGHTCNGDSFGETVSSPLTQLSLQHSPPTPPIVHIIDETAPPLPPAARSSLLPLSTAPPVDKDQMLQEKDQRIAELTRMLQQKQRLVERLRVQLHDQQTVACISLPPITVKEEPVDLSMEGVEEMQVEQQLQNSLEEFILQQNQLNLNKQTQNRRKKTHKQPKQQQQQQQQTNAQQVSQVSISQHLGTPPSSHPPQHCLKSHSDPTLLTDANRNHFLPASTNHSTNNRASVGLHNKVANRVPQQRLKSTPSKLPSQSASSSEVEPQQQTICKQPLKKALKPEKHGSTNHIKARSTSFCTPSNVQPFFSAVPPTNGPARSSSTQMEEMCLGVDQHVLFTPPSPKPISTPTSRRKKSGRTQKIDDLFDLLVQSGDISPNFRPTPDPALSRLCASSPSLSPGSSPLHLSPLTPSAPDTPPRPPPEKTPPQEERRSSSTVNSRLEDFLESTTGKPLLGVEPGSHVTLIDELHSQLLSTPSILDRPSSPMDTYEFGLSSSRTGLELAESALDSMEWLDLGISGSAGDGPGTAVLNGHTHSSVFSTDFLDSPDLQLHWDCL